A genomic region of Aeropyrum pernix K1 contains the following coding sequences:
- a CDS encoding ArsA family ATPase: protein MYLRKILELYRDSRFKYVVVDTPPTGLTLRILSLPRLYTFWLESLIGIRERIVSLRYVIARSIGREPEMDDPVLDKLREMQDRYAKLSNDLVERERTSFAIVATPEPLPVYEARKTVEFLESMGAKPSIIVVNRILPAEIASRLGVLEVQSKALNELRTRVCRKPCVLVEIPMVETVPSSLEAVLNLVERSRGLVLE from the coding sequence GTGTACCTGAGGAAGATACTGGAGCTCTACAGAGACAGCAGGTTCAAGTATGTGGTTGTCGACACGCCCCCTACGGGGCTGACGCTTAGGATACTCAGCCTTCCCAGGCTATACACCTTCTGGCTGGAGAGCCTCATCGGCATCAGGGAAAGAATAGTTAGTTTAAGGTATGTTATAGCGAGGAGCATCGGGCGGGAGCCCGAGATGGATGATCCTGTACTGGACAAGCTGAGGGAGATGCAGGATAGGTACGCTAAGCTCTCGAATGATCTAGTGGAGAGGGAGAGGACCTCGTTCGCCATAGTGGCCACCCCAGAACCCCTACCCGTTTACGAGGCCCGGAAGACAGTCGAGTTTCTTGAGAGTATGGGGGCCAAGCCATCCATTATAGTTGTTAATAGAATACTTCCCGCTGAGATAGCGTCGCGCCTGGGAGTTTTAGAGGTTCAGTCTAAAGCTCTGAACGAGCTTAGGACTAGAGTATGTAGGAAGCCCTGTGTACTCGTTGAAATACCCATGGTGGAGACTGTTCCGAGTTCCTTGGAGGCGGTGTTAAACCTTGTAGAGAGGTCGAGGGGGCTTGTGCTAGAGTAG
- a CDS encoding ArsA-related P-loop ATPase, with product MSGAGIEKLVEDVVPAISSGAGPHVVFVTGKGGVGKTTVSILLGTLLSRVGETLVISLDQAKHLKEYLDLEDVNRVYNVRGGLYAMQFDTGRDIDRLSSEYMMLMKRIMPGLKVLNLDKTVEIVKTRRALRRRCT from the coding sequence ATGAGTGGAGCAGGTATTGAGAAGCTAGTTGAGGATGTGGTACCCGCCATATCCAGTGGCGCAGGCCCTCATGTTGTGTTTGTTACTGGGAAGGGAGGGGTGGGGAAGACCACCGTCAGTATACTGCTGGGGACTCTCCTGTCAAGGGTTGGGGAGACTCTTGTAATAAGTCTTGACCAGGCTAAGCATTTGAAGGAGTACCTGGATTTGGAGGATGTTAACAGGGTTTACAATGTAAGGGGCGGCCTGTATGCCATGCAGTTCGACACAGGGAGGGATATAGACAGGCTCAGCTCCGAATACATGATGCTTATGAAGCGCATTATGCCTGGCCTTAAGGTGTTAAACCTCGACAAGACTGTAGAGATAGTAAAAACGCGCCGGGCCTTGAGGAGGAGGTGTACCTGA